In one window of Hymenobacter nivis DNA:
- a CDS encoding ATP-dependent nuclease, with translation MSKAAKIKALINSIHRAHAANQFPNYIEYIRFPHFKNLLDNTRIDFSFPLTVLTGLNGSGKSSALHAIYGAPKNRSTGRFWFSTLVDPIQQESNAPNCFVYGYKSAAGGIFEVLKSRIGTSKGADYWEPSRPIAAYGMTLLPGGKRRPAIEKKVVYLDFRAELSAFDQFFYFGQFSITSTLRSKQDVLRKYSKYVKSAIDTGTVVSVRNRKNSVPVTLTAAEIATVAKILGKTYDACVLLVHNFYGSGGLTAYFKTNALSYSEAYAGRGEYAVVKLVHEVSKVPNNSLIILDEPEVSLHPGAQEELKIFLLETLLAKKLQIVISTHSPKFVEFLPDNAIKIFLQDPSGKFIVQNSSHYLEAFQSIGMELHEDDKYIVIVEDITAKTIVEKVLTSMGTDYALLFRVIYYPGGSEEIYKRAVTYSEENEKHKFILLDGDKRKAVPDPSSFGVADAKDFSFLERTLKDATNIGFEKLGFRINGTGKTGDVAQKIASSNTYLAYLSTNLGYLPGRISEEMLWDEAYVTRKITEEGGTVPAFTTDYKRNIMMFANGLFGDDLPDSTASAKKLLINEMIKSRNSSYVELAGTLKSFKDSIPD, from the coding sequence ATGAGCAAAGCGGCAAAAATAAAAGCGTTGATTAATAGTATTCATCGCGCTCATGCCGCAAACCAATTCCCAAATTACATTGAGTATATAAGGTTCCCTCATTTCAAGAACCTGCTGGATAACACCAGAATTGACTTCTCTTTTCCGCTTACGGTTTTAACCGGGTTAAATGGCTCTGGTAAAAGCTCCGCGCTTCATGCAATTTATGGAGCCCCCAAGAACCGGAGCACTGGCAGATTCTGGTTTTCAACGCTTGTTGACCCGATTCAGCAGGAATCGAATGCACCCAACTGTTTTGTCTACGGGTACAAGAGTGCCGCTGGAGGAATTTTCGAAGTTCTCAAGTCACGTATCGGCACTTCGAAAGGTGCTGACTATTGGGAGCCGTCTCGCCCTATTGCCGCCTATGGTATGACACTACTGCCCGGGGGAAAGCGCCGACCTGCAATTGAGAAGAAGGTTGTATATCTTGATTTCAGAGCCGAGTTGAGTGCGTTCGACCAGTTCTTTTATTTCGGGCAATTCTCCATAACGTCGACACTTAGAAGCAAGCAGGACGTTCTGAGGAAGTATTCCAAATATGTTAAAAGCGCCATCGACACGGGTACCGTCGTCTCGGTCCGTAACCGAAAAAACAGTGTCCCGGTGACACTTACTGCCGCTGAAATAGCGACTGTAGCTAAGATTCTGGGTAAGACTTACGATGCCTGCGTTTTGCTTGTCCACAATTTTTATGGTAGCGGTGGACTGACTGCATATTTCAAAACCAATGCTCTTAGCTACTCGGAAGCCTACGCCGGCAGGGGCGAGTATGCTGTTGTAAAGCTGGTGCATGAAGTCAGTAAAGTCCCTAATAACAGCCTCATTATATTGGATGAGCCGGAGGTTTCGCTGCATCCTGGAGCGCAGGAAGAACTTAAGATTTTCCTGCTTGAGACCCTGCTCGCAAAGAAATTGCAGATAGTTATATCAACACACTCTCCGAAATTCGTTGAATTTCTGCCCGATAACGCAATCAAAATATTCCTGCAGGACCCGTCTGGAAAATTTATCGTGCAGAACTCAAGCCATTATCTTGAGGCGTTCCAAAGCATCGGTATGGAGCTGCATGAGGATGACAAATACATTGTGATTGTTGAGGACATCACCGCCAAAACCATCGTTGAAAAGGTGCTGACCAGTATGGGGACTGACTACGCCCTGCTGTTTCGGGTCATTTATTATCCCGGGGGGTCGGAGGAAATCTATAAGAGGGCGGTCACCTACTCCGAGGAAAATGAAAAGCATAAATTCATCCTGCTGGACGGCGACAAACGCAAAGCGGTTCCTGACCCGTCATCCTTCGGGGTTGCCGATGCCAAAGACTTCAGTTTTCTGGAGCGCACGCTAAAAGACGCGACGAACATAGGTTTTGAAAAACTTGGTTTCCGAATAAACGGAACAGGAAAAACCGGGGATGTAGCGCAAAAAATTGCTTCATCGAACACTTACCTCGCCTATCTATCTACTAACCTTGGCTACCTGCCCGGGCGCATTTCTGAAGAAATGCTTTGGGATGAAGCCTACGTTACAAGGAAAATCACTGAGGAAGGTGGAACCGTCCCGGCATTCACCACCGATTACAAGCGCAACATAATGATGTTCGCTAATGGTCTATTCGGGGATGACCTTCCTGATTCAACAGCATCAGCCAAGAAGTTGCTCATAAACGAGATGATTAAAAGCCGCAACAGTTCTTACGTAGAACTTGCCGGAACCCTGAAATCATTCAAGGATTCTATCCCTGACTAG
- a CDS encoding DNA/RNA non-specific endonuclease: protein MFISQLFFRAVLSTLLVTWLVGCSHDEIPTPAADSTMATRDDHLALGNPSGATTDVNQPTNYLLLKPQYALSYHRDRGIPNWVSWHLSAAWLGTASRQDDFRADNTLPSGWYRVTASSYSGSGFDRGHNCPSGDRTSTVADNSATFLMTNMVPQAPQNNQQTWAKLEDYCRTLVAAGNELYVVCGSYGNGGTGTNGYQTTLDNGRVAVPNRIWKVIVVLPVGANDVGRVTSST, encoded by the coding sequence ATGTTTATTTCCCAATTGTTCTTCCGTGCGGTACTCAGCACGTTGCTCGTCACTTGGCTGGTCGGGTGCTCCCACGACGAAATCCCTACCCCCGCCGCGGACAGCACCATGGCGACCCGCGACGACCACCTGGCACTGGGCAACCCCAGCGGCGCGACGACGGACGTAAACCAGCCTACGAACTATTTACTCCTAAAGCCCCAATACGCGCTCTCTTACCATCGTGACCGCGGCATCCCCAACTGGGTGAGTTGGCACCTCAGCGCGGCGTGGCTGGGCACTGCTTCGCGGCAGGATGATTTTCGAGCAGACAATACCTTGCCTTCCGGATGGTACCGGGTCACCGCTTCCAGCTATTCCGGCTCGGGCTTTGACCGGGGGCACAACTGCCCGAGTGGGGACCGGACCAGCACGGTGGCGGACAACTCGGCGACGTTTCTGATGACCAACATGGTCCCGCAAGCGCCGCAAAACAATCAGCAGACGTGGGCGAAGCTCGAAGACTACTGCCGTACGCTGGTGGCTGCCGGTAACGAGCTTTACGTGGTATGCGGCAGCTACGGCAATGGGGGAACAGGCACGAACGGCTACCAAACAACCTTGGACAATGGTCGGGTCGCCGTTCCCAATCGTATATGGAAGGTCATCGTGGTGCTTCCCGTAGGGGCAAACGATGTGGGTCGCGTCACTAGCAGCACCTGA
- a CDS encoding murein L,D-transpeptidase catalytic domain-containing protein, which translates to MKKALLLLLLGGLLALVWYSTHASLDPALLRQAKKEYGAQQAKLANTRFITIIDFRKSICQKRLFVYDVKSQSVVLSTRVAHAFRSGLLYPTKFSNEEGSELSCYGTFLTDKVPYTGRFGRALRVDGITAGVNTNARSRAIVFHADPGFYNFSLACFMTSKAVNERLIAMIKGRSLVVVYK; encoded by the coding sequence ATGAAGAAAGCGCTCTTGCTACTGCTCCTGGGTGGATTGCTCGCCCTAGTTTGGTACAGCACGCACGCTTCGCTAGACCCCGCCCTGTTAAGGCAAGCAAAAAAGGAGTACGGTGCTCAACAGGCGAAGCTCGCCAACACCCGGTTCATCACAATCATCGATTTTCGGAAAAGCATTTGTCAAAAACGGCTTTTTGTGTACGATGTTAAAAGTCAATCCGTTGTCTTGTCCACTAGGGTTGCCCACGCTTTCCGGTCGGGCTTGCTCTACCCCACAAAATTCTCCAACGAGGAGGGCAGTGAGTTAAGTTGCTACGGGACCTTCCTGACCGATAAAGTCCCGTACACGGGGCGTTTTGGGCGCGCCTTGCGCGTGGATGGCATCACGGCGGGGGTCAACACGAATGCCCGTAGTAGAGCCATCGTCTTTCACGCGGACCCCGGCTTCTATAATTTCTCGTTGGCGTGCTTCATGACGAGCAAAGCCGTGAACGAGCGCCTGATTGCTATGATTAAAGGACGCTCCCTGGTCGTGGTGTACAAGTAG
- a CDS encoding GIY-YIG nuclease family protein translates to MLSEWLLERGFSLRHDVAGRPSIAALFAGSATCGIHILHFANEEYYVGLAKNVVRRYVQHRRTHTDIVSLSFKPVEDALLKRVESAEIAFFKSRVRLRNIDEMEDLIMERDVDKLVVPEVAARFLREVTYNDLSGEKYLNEELQANYRYRQCFQQLTQQPFYVALLAACKQYVHAGVPAPVKTEYAFWSVTCFPLKPHKEDTIVLRLNIYQQEVFTVFRTTLANGKKSLEYWFQLAKTPLMELNNGISGMAMIRQQCSSARFDDHFYRTGGNDQLRLGVSAADFTRLVRLPAFRKAVRLHNLRLMRKGTNMNRVSHCMDFAEELLKPA, encoded by the coding sequence ATGCTGAGTGAGTGGTTACTGGAACGGGGCTTTTCGCTGCGGCACGATGTAGCGGGGCGACCATCCATTGCCGCCCTTTTCGCTGGCTCCGCCACGTGCGGCATTCACATCCTGCACTTCGCCAACGAGGAGTACTACGTAGGATTAGCGAAGAATGTGGTCCGGCGGTACGTACAGCACCGCCGCACGCACACGGACATCGTGAGCCTGAGCTTTAAACCCGTGGAAGATGCACTGCTGAAGCGGGTCGAAAGCGCCGAGATTGCGTTCTTTAAGTCGCGGGTGCGCCTGCGCAACATCGACGAGATGGAAGACCTCATCATGGAGCGCGACGTGGACAAGCTGGTGGTACCCGAGGTTGCCGCGCGTTTCCTGCGCGAGGTTACCTATAACGACCTGAGCGGAGAGAAGTATCTTAACGAGGAACTGCAAGCCAACTACCGCTACCGGCAGTGCTTCCAACAGCTTACGCAGCAGCCATTTTACGTAGCGTTGCTTGCCGCGTGCAAACAATACGTCCACGCCGGGGTGCCCGCACCGGTCAAGACCGAGTACGCCTTCTGGTCGGTGACCTGCTTTCCGTTGAAGCCGCACAAGGAGGACACCATCGTTCTGAGGCTAAACATCTACCAGCAGGAAGTTTTCACCGTCTTCCGAACGACCCTGGCGAACGGAAAGAAGTCGTTGGAGTACTGGTTCCAGCTAGCGAAGACCCCGCTCATGGAACTGAACAACGGCATCAGCGGCATGGCAATGATTCGACAACAATGTTCCTCCGCGAGGTTCGATGACCACTTCTACCGCACCGGGGGCAACGACCAACTGCGGCTGGGGGTATCAGCCGCAGACTTCACGCGCTTGGTGCGTTTGCCTGCATTCCGCAAAGCGGTTCGCTTGCACAACCTGCGGCTGATGCGCAAAGGCACCAATATGAACCGGGTATCCCATTGCATGGATTTTGCGGAGGAGTTACTAAAACCTGCTTAA